The Ursus arctos isolate Adak ecotype North America unplaced genomic scaffold, UrsArc2.0 scaffold_28, whole genome shotgun sequence genome has a window encoding:
- the PARP16 gene encoding protein mono-ADP-ribosyltransferase PARP16 isoform X2 — translation MTHAERLAQRLLADASKLPNLKELLQSSGDKDIRARDLVSWILSSKVLTIHSAGKSEFEKIQKLTGAPHTPVPVPDFLFEIEYSNSANAKFYETKGERDLIYAFHGSRLENFHSIIHNGLHCHLNKTSLFGEGTYLTSDLSLALIYSPHGLGWQRSLLGPLLSCVAVCEVINHPDVKCQMKKKDSKEIDRRRARVKHSEGGDVPPRYLVVTNNQLLRVKYLLVYSQKQPSRASSQLSWFSSHWFTVMISLYLLLLLIVSAINSSAFQHFWNRAKR, via the exons ATGACGCATGCAGAGCGTTTAGCCCAGCGCCTG CTTGCAGATGCCAGCAAGTTACCCAACCTGAAAGAACTTCTCCAGTCCTCTGGAGACAAAGACATACGGGCCAGGGACCTGGTGAGCTGGATTTTATCCTCAAAGGTCCTGACAATCCACAGTGCAGGGAAGTCAGAG TTCGAAAAGATCCAAAAGCTGACTGGTGCCCCTCACACGCCTGTCCCCGTGCCGGACTTCCTGTTTGAAATTGAATACTCCAACTCAGCGAACGCCAAATTTTATGAGACCAAAGGAGAACGGGACCTAATCTACGCCTTCCACGGGAGCCGCCTCGAAAACTTCCATTCCATCATCCACAATGGGCTGCATTGCCACCTGAACAAG ACGTCCTTGTTTGGGGAAGGGACCTACCTCACCAGTGACTTGAGCCTGGCCCTCATTTATAGCCCCCACGGCCTGGGATGGCAGCGCAGCCTCCTTGGCCCCCTCCTCAGCTGCGTGGCTGTGTGTGAAGTCATCAATCATCCAGACGTCAAGTGCCAAATGAAGAAGAAGG ATTCCAAGGAGATAGACCGCAGGAGAGCGAGAGTCAAGCACAGTGAAGGGGGAGACGTCCCCCCAAGGTACTTGGTGGTCACCAATAACCAGCTCCTGCGGGTGAAGTACCTGCTGGTGTACTCCCAGAAGCAGCCCAGCAG GGCTTCCAGCCAGCTGTCCTGGTTTTCCAGCCATTGGTTTACGGTCATGATATCCCTAtatctgctgctgctgcttatcGTGAGTGCCATCAACTCCTCAGCTTTCCAACACTTTTGGAATCGAGCAAAGAGATAA
- the PARP16 gene encoding protein mono-ADP-ribosyltransferase PARP16 isoform X1 has translation MTHAERLAQRLLADASKLPNLKELLQSSGDKDIRARDLVSWILSSKVLTIHSAGKSEFEKIQKLTGAPHTPVPVPDFLFEIEYSNSANAKFYETKGERDLIYAFHGSRLENFHSIIHNGLHCHLNKTSLFGEGTYLTSDLSLALIYSPHGLGWQRSLLGPLLSCVAVCEVINHPDVKCQMKKKDSKEIDRRRARVKHSEGGDVPPRYLVVTNNQLLRVKYLLVYSQKQPSSRASSQLSWFSSHWFTVMISLYLLLLLIVSAINSSAFQHFWNRAKR, from the exons ATGACGCATGCAGAGCGTTTAGCCCAGCGCCTG CTTGCAGATGCCAGCAAGTTACCCAACCTGAAAGAACTTCTCCAGTCCTCTGGAGACAAAGACATACGGGCCAGGGACCTGGTGAGCTGGATTTTATCCTCAAAGGTCCTGACAATCCACAGTGCAGGGAAGTCAGAG TTCGAAAAGATCCAAAAGCTGACTGGTGCCCCTCACACGCCTGTCCCCGTGCCGGACTTCCTGTTTGAAATTGAATACTCCAACTCAGCGAACGCCAAATTTTATGAGACCAAAGGAGAACGGGACCTAATCTACGCCTTCCACGGGAGCCGCCTCGAAAACTTCCATTCCATCATCCACAATGGGCTGCATTGCCACCTGAACAAG ACGTCCTTGTTTGGGGAAGGGACCTACCTCACCAGTGACTTGAGCCTGGCCCTCATTTATAGCCCCCACGGCCTGGGATGGCAGCGCAGCCTCCTTGGCCCCCTCCTCAGCTGCGTGGCTGTGTGTGAAGTCATCAATCATCCAGACGTCAAGTGCCAAATGAAGAAGAAGG ATTCCAAGGAGATAGACCGCAGGAGAGCGAGAGTCAAGCACAGTGAAGGGGGAGACGTCCCCCCAAGGTACTTGGTGGTCACCAATAACCAGCTCCTGCGGGTGAAGTACCTGCTGGTGTACTCCCAGAAGCAGCCCAGCAG CAGGGCTTCCAGCCAGCTGTCCTGGTTTTCCAGCCATTGGTTTACGGTCATGATATCCCTAtatctgctgctgctgcttatcGTGAGTGCCATCAACTCCTCAGCTTTCCAACACTTTTGGAATCGAGCAAAGAGATAA